A DNA window from Sphingomonas profundi contains the following coding sequences:
- a CDS encoding fatty acyl-AMP ligase yields the protein MLEKVSGTASAGAAPAEAAPVATPTADALPRRFSDFGTLGEALDYAARGSRGLNFHDARGTLARAYPYAALRHDALDFAYRLIARGIAPGDRIALVAETGAEFAALFFGAVYAGAWPVPLPLPTSFGGRDAYIDQLKVQLRSCEARMLLYPAELAGMAGAAAAGCGVEGLDWETFAEAPAWPTPLPQAAPGDIAYLQYSSGSTRFPHGVAVTHHALLNNLAAHSHGMALVDSDRCVSWLPWYHDMGLVGCFLSPVANQVSTDYLKTDDFARRPLAWLDMISRNPGTTLSYSPTFGYDICARRMSSQTKASDRFDLSRWRIAGNGADMIRPDVMQSFVDAFAEAGFQASAFLPSYGLAEATLAVSIMPPGEGIVVELVEETQLSGGAGAAGRPQRYRAIVNCGRPARDMRIEIREEDGTPLPERAIGKVWCSGPSIMHSYFRDEEATAACMVDGWLDTGDMGYLSDGYIYIVGRAKDMIIINGKNHWPQDIEWAVEQLPGFKAGDIAAFAITTPGGEETPAVLVQCRTSDMDERSRLRDQIREKVRSITGMNCVVELVPPRTLPRTSSGKLSRAKARTLYLSGEIQPYDIAA from the coding sequence TTGCTCGAGAAGGTTTCAGGCACGGCCAGCGCAGGGGCGGCGCCAGCGGAGGCGGCGCCGGTCGCCACGCCGACCGCCGATGCGCTCCCGCGCCGCTTCTCCGATTTCGGCACGCTGGGCGAGGCGCTGGACTATGCCGCGCGCGGATCGCGCGGGCTGAACTTCCACGATGCCCGCGGCACGCTGGCGCGCGCCTATCCCTATGCCGCCCTGCGCCACGACGCGCTGGACTTCGCCTATCGCCTGATCGCGCGCGGCATCGCCCCCGGCGATCGCATCGCGCTGGTGGCGGAGACGGGGGCGGAATTTGCCGCCCTGTTCTTCGGCGCCGTCTATGCCGGCGCGTGGCCGGTGCCGCTGCCGCTCCCCACCTCGTTCGGCGGGCGCGACGCCTATATCGACCAGCTGAAGGTGCAGCTGCGCAGCTGCGAGGCGCGGATGCTGCTCTATCCGGCCGAACTGGCCGGCATGGCGGGCGCCGCCGCCGCCGGCTGTGGCGTCGAGGGGCTGGACTGGGAGACCTTCGCCGAGGCGCCGGCCTGGCCCACGCCGCTGCCGCAGGCGGCACCCGGCGACATCGCCTACCTGCAATATTCCAGCGGATCGACCCGCTTTCCCCACGGGGTCGCGGTGACGCACCACGCGCTGCTCAACAATCTTGCCGCCCACTCGCACGGCATGGCGCTGGTGGATAGCGACCGCTGCGTCTCGTGGCTGCCCTGGTATCACGACATGGGCCTCGTCGGCTGCTTCCTGTCGCCGGTCGCCAACCAGGTCTCGACCGACTATCTGAAGACCGACGATTTCGCCCGCCGCCCGCTCGCCTGGCTAGACATGATCAGCCGCAATCCGGGCACCACGCTCAGCTACTCGCCCACCTTCGGCTACGATATCTGCGCGCGGCGCATGTCCAGCCAGACAAAGGCGTCCGATCGCTTCGATCTCTCGCGCTGGCGGATCGCCGGCAATGGCGCGGACATGATCCGGCCGGACGTGATGCAGTCCTTCGTCGACGCCTTCGCCGAAGCCGGCTTCCAGGCCAGCGCCTTTCTGCCGAGCTACGGCCTGGCCGAGGCCACCCTGGCCGTATCGATCATGCCGCCGGGCGAGGGCATCGTGGTGGAGCTGGTCGAGGAGACCCAGCTCTCCGGCGGGGCGGGTGCCGCCGGGCGGCCGCAACGCTATCGCGCGATCGTCAATTGCGGGCGGCCGGCGCGCGACATGCGGATCGAGATCCGCGAGGAGGACGGCACGCCGCTGCCCGAGCGGGCGATCGGCAAGGTCTGGTGCAGCGGCCCCTCGATCATGCACAGCTATTTCCGCGACGAGGAGGCGACCGCCGCCTGCATGGTGGACGGCTGGCTGGACACCGGCGACATGGGGTATCTGAGCGACGGCTACATCTACATCGTCGGCCGCGCCAAGGACATGATCATCATCAACGGCAAGAATCACTGGCCGCAGGATATCGAGTGGGCGGTGGAGCAGCTGCCCGGCTTCAAGGCCGGCGACATCGCCGCCTTCGCCATCACCACGCCCGGCGGCGAGGAAACGCCGGCCGTGCTGGTGCAGTGCCGCACCTCCGACATGGACGAGCGGTCGCGCCTGCGCGACCAGATCCGCGAGAAGGTCCGCTCGATCACCGGCATGAACTGCGTGGTGGAGCTGGTGCCGCCGCGCACCCTGCCGCGCACGAGTTCCGGCAAGCTGAGCCGCGCCAAGGCCCGCACGCTCTATCTCTCCGGCGAGATCCAGCCCTACGACATCGCCGCCTGA
- a CDS encoding putative bifunctional diguanylate cyclase/phosphodiesterase encodes MKRLPATTLRLQLDFRTVLGLVDPDLPNWKKVRAAQLAELRRMLPIAWATNVFNGIVLASVLAGNVPAGQVIAWLAGLLGIVALAFKADRARSRKGVRTVAGALMRPVLRATVCGMLWAVAPVLFGAGAGPDQQIAICLVLGGMIASAPITLSAVPLPMMCFVAPIAIGLTVMMARTSAPILAVLPAVYAASVAFGGVFANRAALRRRWAETALEEEAGLVSLLLREFEEGGADWLWEIDVRKRLVDVSPRLAQAFGLSVDALRGTPLIGALAEGWLPHGDAPTELRALLDLLDARQSFKDHVLPVWIAGERRWWRLSAAPRFEGDGRFGGFRGVGSDVTEQRLSLERIDRLARADGLTEIDNRMGFTERLRGAIEAATGEMPCALILVDLDRFKAVNDNYGHPIGDRLLRAVAGRLRGLIGNGGACGRLGGDEFALLIADARDLEAIDSLCRRIQRALTQPFEIEGHVLQVGASIGTALSPRDGGGVETLMRNADLALYRAKRGGRGMHQHFVPALLDRAERRLALERDLRAALERDELSLVYQPVVAIADNSLTGFEALLRWHHPDHGDVAPSEFVPIAGAARLMGPIGEWVLHTACRQAAHWPDHVHVSINLSAGQVLDARLPMAVRAALALSGLSPARLQLEIPESALLDGGDALTEAIDRIRATGVRLALDDFGTGFGCIREARFSTVKIARPYLTGSDGAPANVALVRALVTMADALGVVTTAKGAETDDQQALALQLGCRQMQGYVSGPPLSADAARALAETARPERRDVA; translated from the coding sequence ATGAAGCGCCTCCCCGCCACCACGCTCCGCCTGCAGCTCGATTTCCGGACGGTGCTCGGCCTGGTCGATCCGGATCTGCCGAACTGGAAAAAGGTGCGCGCCGCCCAGCTGGCGGAACTGCGGCGGATGCTGCCGATCGCGTGGGCGACCAACGTGTTCAACGGCATCGTGCTGGCATCGGTGCTGGCCGGCAACGTGCCGGCCGGGCAGGTGATCGCCTGGCTGGCCGGCCTCCTGGGCATCGTCGCGCTGGCGTTCAAGGCCGATCGCGCCCGATCGCGCAAGGGCGTCCGCACGGTGGCGGGCGCGCTGATGCGGCCGGTGCTGCGCGCTACCGTCTGCGGCATGCTCTGGGCCGTGGCGCCGGTGCTGTTCGGGGCCGGGGCCGGGCCGGATCAGCAGATCGCCATCTGTCTGGTGCTGGGCGGCATGATCGCCAGCGCGCCGATCACCCTGTCGGCCGTACCGCTGCCGATGATGTGCTTCGTGGCGCCCATCGCCATCGGCCTCACGGTGATGATGGCACGCACGAGCGCGCCGATCCTCGCCGTCCTGCCGGCGGTCTATGCCGCTTCCGTGGCGTTCGGCGGCGTCTTCGCCAACCGTGCCGCGCTGCGCCGTCGCTGGGCGGAGACGGCGCTGGAGGAGGAGGCCGGCCTCGTCAGCCTGCTGCTGCGCGAGTTCGAGGAAGGCGGCGCGGACTGGCTGTGGGAGATCGACGTGCGCAAGCGCCTGGTCGATGTCTCGCCGCGGCTGGCGCAGGCCTTCGGCCTCTCGGTCGATGCGCTGCGTGGCACGCCGCTGATCGGCGCGCTGGCGGAGGGCTGGCTGCCGCACGGCGACGCCCCGACCGAGCTGCGCGCGCTGCTGGACCTGCTGGATGCGCGGCAGAGCTTCAAGGACCATGTCCTGCCCGTCTGGATCGCGGGCGAGCGGCGCTGGTGGCGTCTCTCCGCCGCCCCCAGGTTCGAGGGCGACGGCCGCTTCGGCGGCTTCCGCGGCGTCGGCTCCGACGTGACGGAGCAGCGGCTGAGCCTGGAGCGGATCGACCGCCTCGCCCGCGCCGACGGGTTGACCGAGATCGACAACCGCATGGGCTTTACCGAGCGGCTGCGCGGCGCGATCGAGGCCGCCACCGGCGAGATGCCGTGCGCGCTGATCCTGGTCGATCTCGATCGCTTCAAGGCGGTGAACGACAATTACGGCCACCCGATTGGCGACAGGCTGCTGCGCGCCGTCGCCGGGCGGCTGCGCGGGCTGATCGGCAATGGCGGCGCCTGCGGCCGGCTGGGCGGCGACGAGTTCGCCCTGCTGATCGCCGACGCGCGCGATCTGGAGGCGATCGATAGCCTCTGCCGCCGTATCCAGCGCGCGTTGACCCAGCCGTTCGAGATTGAGGGCCATGTGCTGCAGGTGGGCGCCAGCATCGGCACCGCCCTCTCCCCGCGCGACGGCGGCGGCGTGGAGACGCTGATGCGCAACGCCGATCTGGCGCTCTACCGCGCCAAGCGCGGCGGGCGGGGCATGCACCAGCATTTCGTGCCCGCCCTGCTCGACCGCGCCGAGCGTCGCCTGGCACTGGAGCGGGATCTGCGCGCCGCGCTGGAGCGGGACGAGCTGTCCCTCGTCTACCAGCCGGTGGTGGCGATCGCCGACAACAGCCTCACCGGGTTCGAGGCGCTGCTGCGCTGGCACCATCCCGATCATGGCGACGTGGCGCCCAGCGAGTTCGTGCCGATCGCCGGCGCCGCGCGGCTGATGGGGCCGATCGGCGAGTGGGTGCTGCATACCGCCTGCCGGCAGGCGGCGCACTGGCCGGATCACGTCCACGTCTCGATCAACCTGTCCGCCGGCCAGGTGCTGGATGCGCGGCTGCCGATGGCGGTGCGGGCGGCGCTGGCGCTGTCCGGCCTCAGCCCCGCCCGGTTGCAGCTGGAGATCCCCGAATCGGCGCTGCTCGACGGCGGCGACGCGCTGACCGAGGCGATCGACCGCATCCGCGCGACCGGCGTGCGGCTGGCGCTCGACGATTTCGGCACCGGCTTCGGCTGCATCCGGGAGGCGCGCTTCAGCACGGTGAAGATCGCCCGGCCCTATCTTACCGGATCGGACGGGGCGCCCGCCAACGTGGCGCTCGTGCGCGCGCTCGTCACGATGGCCGATGCGCTGGGCGTGGTGACGACGGCGAAGGGCGCCGAGACCGACGACCAGCAGGCGCTCGCCCTCCAGCTCGGCTGCCGCCAGATGCAGGGCTATGTCTCCGGGCCGCCGCTCTCGGCCGACGCCGCCCGCGCGCTGGCCGAAACGGCCCGGCCGGAGCGGCGCGACGTCGCCTGA
- the secE gene encoding preprotein translocase subunit SecE — protein sequence MAKTSPSEFIRQVQAERKKIVWPTRRETVTTAIMVVLMTTLLGVFFFGVDTIFKQIVAALLSLVA from the coding sequence GTGGCGAAGACGTCTCCCAGTGAGTTCATCAGGCAGGTCCAGGCCGAGCGGAAGAAGATCGTCTGGCCGACTCGCCGCGAGACGGTGACGACCGCGATCATGGTCGTGCTGATGACGACGCTGCTGGGCGTGTTCTTCTTCGGCGTGGACACGATCTTCAAGCAGATCGTCGCCGCCCTGCTCTCGCTCGTCGCCTAA
- the nusG gene encoding transcription termination/antitermination protein NusG, which produces MSRWYIIHAYSGFENKVKEAILADATRLGLEQLVEAVEVPTEKVTEVRRGKKITSDKKFFPGYVLAKLSMNDDVYHLVKNTPKVTGFLGSSGKPQAISEAEAARILSTKEEAATAAPKTKIKVDFEIGDQVKVLDGPFASFNGLVEELDFDRSRVKVSVSIFGRATPVELEFEQVERAK; this is translated from the coding sequence ATGTCGCGCTGGTACATCATCCACGCTTATTCGGGCTTCGAGAACAAGGTGAAGGAGGCGATCCTCGCCGACGCCACCCGCCTCGGCCTGGAGCAGCTCGTCGAGGCGGTGGAGGTGCCGACCGAGAAGGTGACGGAGGTTCGCCGCGGCAAGAAGATCACGTCCGACAAGAAGTTCTTCCCCGGCTACGTGCTCGCTAAGCTCTCGATGAACGACGACGTCTACCACCTCGTCAAGAACACGCCGAAGGTGACGGGCTTCCTCGGCTCGTCCGGCAAGCCGCAGGCGATCAGCGAGGCGGAAGCCGCGCGCATCCTCTCCACCAAGGAGGAAGCCGCCACCGCCGCGCCGAAGACCAAGATCAAGGTGGATTTCGAGATCGGCGATCAGGTGAAGGTGCTGGACGGCCCGTTCGCCAGCTTCAACGGCCTGGTCGAGGAACTCGATTTCGATCGCAGCCGCGTGAAGGTGTCCGTCTCGATCTTCGGCCGCGCCACCCCGGTGGAACTGGAGTTCGAGCAGGTGGAGCGGGCGAAATAA